One stretch of Armigeres subalbatus isolate Guangzhou_Male chromosome 2, GZ_Asu_2, whole genome shotgun sequence DNA includes these proteins:
- the LOC134209884 gene encoding uncharacterized protein LOC134209884 gives MIKNQQLPPHQRRCLDRTSKLYKLSPFLDDRGVVRMEGRIAGYPEASFEYKYPVVLPKDHIVTSLIVDSYHRRFNHINSETAVNEMRQKFHLSEMRAAFRRTRKRCYWCRVYKATPAAPRMAPLPAARATPYVRPFSFVGIDYFGPLLIVQGRQEVKRWVALFTCLTIRAIHLELVTSLTTECCKMAIRRFVARRGAPSEIYSDRGTNFVGVSGELREQIKGINNDLASTFTNTTTQWRFNPPASPHMGGSWERMVRSVKCALAALSVERKPNEETLVTLLVEAESVVNSRPLTYMPLETEEHESLTPNCFLLLSTSGVNQPSSELINDKLSLRSNWFLYQRLLDQFWTRWIREYLLTITKRTKWFADTKPVEAGDLVMIVDDRLRNGWIRGRILRVFPGRDGRCRSANVKTSTGILRRPVVKLAVLEVADTAREDTEQYGSGNVQDGTLSPKNFSVGPEVPTDECRQPSPQI, from the coding sequence ATGATTAAAAATCAACAGCTACCTCCGCATCAACGCCGATGCCTGGATAGGACAAGTAAACTGTACAAGTTATCGCCTTTTCTAGACGACCGCGGAGTTGTTCGAATGGAGGGTCGGATTGCCGGCTATCCTGAAGCATCTTTCGAGTACAAGTATCCCGTAGTGCTGCCAAAGGACCAtattgtaacttcattgattgTTGATTCGTACCATAGGCGGTTCAACCATATCAACTCAGAGACAGCGGTTAATGAAATGCGACAGAAATTCCACTTGTCGGAAATGAGGGCGGCATTTCGAAGGACTCGGAAGCGCTGTTATTGGTGCAGGGTGTACAAGGCGACTCCAGCAGCTCCAAGGATGGCACCTTTACCAGCTGCCCGAGCTACTCCCTACGTGAGACCTTTCAGTTTCGTAGGAATTGACTACTTTGGTCCGCTGTTAATCGTACAAGGCAGACAGGAGGTCAAGCGGTGGGTCGCGCTCTTCACTTGCTTGACTATCAGAGCAATACATCTCGAGCTTGTTACAAGCTTGACAACAGAATGTTGCAAAATGGCGATACGGAGATTCGTAGCACGGAGAGGGGCACCTTCGGAGATATATAGTGATCGGGGAACCAACTTTGTCGGAGTCAGCGGCGAATTAAGGGAGCAGATAAAAGGTATTAACAACGATTTGGCCTCAACGTTCACCAATACTACGACTCAATGGCGGTTCAACCCACCAGCTTCACCGCACATGGGGGGGTCTTGGGAACGTATGGTTCGGTCCGTAAAATGTGCTTTAGCTGCGCTGTCTGTTGAGCGTAAGCCAAACGAAGAAACTTTGGTTACATTGCTGGTCGAAGCAGAATCTGTGGTGAACTCGAGGCCATTGACCTACATGCCCCTCGAGACTGAGGAACACGAGTCGCTAACGCCAAACTGTTTCCTCTTGTTAAGCACTAGCGGAGTGAATCAACCTTCATCCGAACTGATCAACGATAAGCTATCATTGCGTTCCAACTGGTTCTTATATCAGCGGCTCTTGGACCAGTTCTGGACGCGCTGGATAAGGGAATATCTTCTCACTATTACCAAACGAACCAAATGGTTCGCAGACACCAAACCGGTGGAGGCCGGAGATTTGGTGATGATCGTAGATGACCGACTTCGGAATGGGTGGATCAGAGGTCGCATTCTGCGAGTGTTCCCTGGCAGGGATGGCAGATGTCGAAGTGCCAACGTCAAAACATCTACAGGCATTCTACGGCGTCCAGTTGTAAAATTGGCCGTCCTTGAAGTGGCGGATACTGCTCGTGAGGACACGGAGCAATACGGGTCGGGGAATGTTCAGGACGGTACCCTATCACCCAAAAATTTCTCTGTGGGGCCAGAAGTACCAACTGATGAGTGTCGACAACCGTCGCCGCAGATATGA
- the LOC134209885 gene encoding uncharacterized protein LOC134209885, with product MYRMVWQQASDQLLHKIFWRDSSQEPLKTYKLTTVTYGTSSAPYLATRCLNKCADEGAERYPAAAAVVKKCFYVDDMLAGSHTIEGGKQLCKGVLELLKEDVREVLDLDEKATVKTLGLTWEPAADKFWIKVPYWKPEGHVTHRIVLSEIARLFDPYGLVGPVIVQGKIFLQDLWKAKYTWDELLCADLHSRWLEFRSNLADLDAVSVPRWIGFGKDVITCEFHGFSDASDKAYGAVVYLRCVNLDGRVTVNLMMAKSKVAPLEDLSRRKKKQSTPRLELSAALLLAHLYENVKGSLEISAPAFFWTLSTSISSHPSRWQVFVSNRVSEIQHATKGGVWNHVPGIENPADIISRGATPAQLQFDSVTLEERPLVSAALQALPPSNVFTLRSSLLNLVRLTAWIRRFSTNCQQGNSQQRRTGSLSAEEHNSALLALVKLAQSECFPLELADIVAKNEVRPTSKLHNLHPVMIDGIICVGGRLGNAPISSGRRHPMILDSHHPLTKLILIDYHHRLLHGGPLLMIACVRERFWPLSVRNLARRVLHECIRCFRARPRVHEQLMGDLPLERVSPAPAFQRVGIDYCGPFELQPATRKGAPIKCYLCLFVCLACKAVHIEVVMDLTSDAFIAALRRFTARRGRPVLILCDNATNFVGARRQLYELHNIFRQDQFQDRVSTEAALDSIEFKFIPARSPNFGGLWEAAVKSVKGHMRRVIGNRMLKCDEMQTVVAQIEACLNSRPLTPMSNDPTDLEVLTPGHFLIQRPLTAVPELSLSELPENRLSRWQRVQQYSQVIWRQNFVEDFNVTLPYHSHSSTALHAPIGANFGRMEISSIIARGRSISYVIPFVVMSRIQVVSFFGSIRVRILRLQHHGRSMSIQKSSRIDSRVLSLKCEPGVSHKCSSSILKFHSQM from the exons ATGTACCGAATGGTATGGCAGCAAGCATCGGATCAGTTGCTGCACAAGATTTTCTGGAGGGATTCAAGTCAGGAGCCACTAAAAACGTATAAGCTCACCACAGTCACCTACGGCACATCATCTGCGCCTTATCTTGCTACTAGGTGCCTGAACAAGTGCGCGGACGAGGGTGCGGAGCGCTATCCTGCAGCTGCAGCTGTCGTTAAAAAGTGTTTTTATGTAGATGATATGCTGGCAGGATCACACACAATAGAAGGAGGGAAGCAGCTATGCAAAGGCGTGCTAGAGCTTCTGAAAGA AGACGTGCGCGAAGTTCTTGATCTGGACGAAAAGGCTACCGTGAAGACACTGGGTCTCACATGGGAACCGGCAGCAGATAAGTTTTGGATCAAGGTTCCCTACTGGAAGCCTGAAGGGCATGTTACCCATCGGATTGTGTTGTCCGAAATAGCACGCCTGTTCGACCCTTACGGACTAGTGGGTCCTGTAATAGTTCAGGGAAAGATATTCCTACAAGATCTTTGGAAGGCTAAATACACATGGGATGAATTGCTGTGCGCCGATCTACATTCACGTTGGTTAGAGTTCAGAAGCAATCTAGCCGACTTAGACGCGGTGTCAGTTCCACGATGGATTGGCTTTGGTAAAGACGTGATCACTTGTGAATTCCATGGGTTCAGCGATGCTAGCGACAAGGCCTACGGAGCTGTCGTCTACTTACGCTGTGTGAACTTGGACGGAAGAGTAACGGTCAATTTGATGATGGCCAAGTCAAAGGTTGCGCCATTGGAAGATCTCagccgcaggaagaagaaacaatCCACACCTCGCCTGGAATTGTCGGCTGCGTTACTGTTGGCTCATCTGTACGAGAACGTCAAAGGCAGTCTGGAGATTTCAGCGCCTGCTTTCTTTTGGACGTTAAGTACCTCGATCTCGTCACACCCATCGAGGTGGCAAGTCTTCGTGAGCAATCGTGTGTCGGAGATTCAGCATGCCACGAAAGGTGGCGTCTGGAATCACGTTCCGGGAATTGAAAATCCGGCCGATATCATATCGCGAGGAGCTACACCGGCGCAGCTA CAGTTCGACTCGGTAACTCTGGAGGAGAGGCCACTTGTGTCCGCAGCTCTTCAAGCTCTTCCTCCAAGTAATGTATTTACACTTCGTTCTTCTTTGTTGAACCTTGTTCGACTGACCGCCTGGATACGTCGATTTTCTACCAATTGCCAACAAGGAAACAGCCAGCAACGGAGAACTGGATCACTGAGTGCTGAGGAACACAACTCGGCGCTGCTAGCGTTAGTGAAGCTAGCCCAATCGGAATGCTTTCCACTAGAATTGGCGGATATTGTAGCTAAAAATGAAGTAAGACCAACTTCAAAACTACACAATCTTCACCCTGTTATGATTGATGGGATAATCTGTGTTGGTGGCCGGCTCGGAAATGCTCCGATCTCATCAGGTCGCAGACATCCAATGATCTTGGATAGCCATCACCCGTTAACTAAGCTAATTCTGATTGATTATCATCATCGACTACTTCATGGAGGACCTCTGTTGATGATAGCGTGCGTTCGTGAAAGATTTTGGCCGCTGAGCGTCCGGAATCTCGCCAGGAGAGTCCTACACGAGTGCATTAGGTGCTTCAGAGCAAGGCCACGCGTGCATGAGCAGTTGATGGGAGACCTTCCGCTCGAACGAGTGTCACCAGCGCCTGCATTCCAGCGAGTTGGCATAGATTATTGCGGTCCGTTCGAGCTTCAACCGGCAACTCGGAAAGGGGCACCGATCAAGTGCTACCTTTGTCTATTCGTATGTTTAGCCTGCAAGGCCGTGCATATAGAGGTCGTTATGGATCTCACCAGCGATGCTTTCATAGCCGCACTCAGGAGGTTCACCGCAAGACGCGGAAGGCCAGTCCTGATACTTTGCGACAACGCTACCAACTTTGTTGGAGCGCGAAGACAATTGTACGAGCTACACAACATTTTTCGGCAAGATCAGTTCCAGGATCGAGTTTCAACGGAAGCGGCTCTAGACTCAATTGAGTTTAAGTTCATTCCCGCCAGATCTCCCAATTTCGGCGGCTTGTGGGAAGCCGCAGTGAAGTCGGTGAAAGGACATATGCGGAGAGTGATCGGAAACAGAATGCTGAAGTGCGATGAAATGCAAACGGTTGTCGCACAAATTGAAGCTTGCCTTAATTCGAGGCCGTTAACTCCAATGAGCAACGATCCCACGGATTTGGAGGTTTTAACGCCGGGGCACTTCCTCATCCAGCGACCGCTTACTGCAGTGCCTGAACTGAGTCTCAGCGAGCTGCCAGAGAATAGGCTCAGCAGATGGCAGCGGGTTCAGCAATACAGCCAGGTGATCTGGAGAC AAAACTTCGTCGAAGACTTCAACGTTACTTTGCCGTACCACAGCCACTCCAGCACTGCGTTACATGCCCCCATCGGGGCAAACTTTGGCAGAATGGAGATCTCGTCCATTATCGCCAGGGGGCGATCGATAAGTTATGTCATTCCATTTGTTGTTATGTCTCGGATTCAAGTCGTCTCGTTCTTTGGCAGTATTCGAGTCAGGATCTTACGGTTGCAACACCATGGCAGGAGTATGAGTATCCAGAAGTCATCGAGAA TTGATTCGCGGGTGCTTTCGCTGAAGTGCGAACCGGGAGTATCCCACAAGTGTTCATCATCAATTCTAAAGTTCCACTCACAGATGTAG
- the LOC134209887 gene encoding uncharacterized protein LOC134209887, translating to MPVPDLRQLVKQERHARISLDNIEEFLLSYQEDRDRGAVDLRVKKLDEIYEKYCEVRVSIEVLTDDLDVGEGPSGDGEEDASRLSAMAEARQRENEEIFKEFENKYFRLKQALLSKVSIPTEVGVERKPEVSQSSRTRFPELKLPTFSGRLSKWINFRNNFTSLIHDNAQLSTIDKFNYLRASLKDEALLQVNQIQVTSSNYTIAWGVLESKFENHKLIAQEHLKALFAVAPMKTESFQALNHILMTFKINLQQLEKLGEDTEQWSTLLAFMLSQKLDDDTLRQWETHHSCKNIPSYKAMVEFLENHCAILQSTSSRKSSEFKKSYKTPVVHAAVSTGSCIVCNVGSHSVEQCTRFGKMKVVDRKMLARKLGLCLNCLHSGHFVAECSRSTCRKCGQRHHTLLHPYVNDAGQGQNVNQSSSQKNNRGPQAANSQFQQSNQAQTRNNSQHLQTTPIPSTSSQNARPPPPTNPSTVHHTATPSKTHHHSKTALLSTAIVKLGDRHGNTVLARALLDSGSQISLITENLSQRLNFRRLRENLPVKGVGGSLSVAKQSVLATILSCNSEYKSCEVQFYVLSKITSSLPQQHIDTSSWNLPTGVCLADPKFNEPGAIDVILGVTVFTICCRVHN from the coding sequence ACGAAATTTATGAGAAATACTGTGAAGTGAGAGTTAGTATAGAGGTGTTAACCGATGACCTGGATGTTGGTGAAGGACCATCTGGCGACGGCGAAGAGGATGCTTCGAGACTATCTGCCATGGCCGAAGCTCGCCAAAGAGAGAATGAggagattttcaaagaatttgaaAACAAGTATTTTCGTCTGAAGCAGGCGCTTCTTTCGAAGGTTAGTATACCTACCGAAGTAGGTGTTGAGCGGAAACCGGAAGTGTCCCAGTCGTCACGGACACGATTTCCGGAATTGAAGCTTCCAACGTTCTCTGGAAGATTGTCGAAATGGATTAACTTTCGTAACAATTTCACTTCTTTGATTCACGACAACGCCCAACTCAGTACGATAGATAAGTTCAACTATCTGCGTGCTTCCCTGAAGGATGAGGCTCTTCTTCAGGTAAACCAGATCCAGGTCACTAGTTCCAACTACACTATCGCTTGGGGAGTTCTGGAGTCGAAGTTCGAGAATCACAAACTAATCGCACAGGAACATTTGAAAGCACTGTTCGCTGTTGCTCCGATGAAGACTGAGAGTTTTCAAGCACTTAATCATATCTTGATGACGTTCAAGATAAATCTTCAACAGTTGGAGAAACTGGGTGAAGACACCGAGCAATGGAGTACACTGTTAGCTTTCATGCTatcccagaagctggacgatGATACTCTTCGCCAATGGGAAACGCATCATAGCTGCAAGAATATTCCATCGTACAAGGCGATGGTGGAGTTCCTAGAGAACCATTGTGCTATTCTACAATCAACATCGTCACGTAAGAGTAGTGAGTTCAAGAAATCGTACAAAACCCCAGTTGTTCATGCTGCTGTATCGACTGGAAGTTGCATAGTGTGCAATGTTGGATCACATTCCGTGGAACAGTGTACGAGGTTCGGGAAAATGAAAGTTGTGGACAGAAAAATGCTTGCCAGGAAACTTGGATTGTGCCTGAATTGTTTACATTCCGGGCATTTCGTTGCGGAGTGTTCGAGGTCTACATGTCGTAAATGCGGACAGCGGCATCATACGCTGCTCCATCCGTATGTCAACGATGCAGGTCAAGGGCAGAATGTGAATCAGTCATCCTCCCAGAAGAACAACAGAGGACCTCAAGCCGCGAACAGTCAGTTTCAGCAATCGAATCAGGCCCAAACCCGGAACAACTCTCAACACCTACAGACTACACCAATCCCAAGTACGTCTTCGCAAAATGCACGTCCGCCACCTCCCACCAATCCTTCCACTGTACACCACACTGCTACACCATCCAAAACACACCACCACTCAAAAACTGCACTACTGTCAACTGCTATTGTGAAGCTCGGTGATCGTCACGGAAATACCGTTCTTGCACGCGCTTTGTTGGACAGCGGGTCTCAAATATCTCTAATAACAGAGAACCTGTCTCAACGTTTAAATTTCCGTCGACTTCGTGAGAATTTACCTGTTAAAGGAGTGGGTGGTTCTCTATCTGTTGCTAAACAATCAGTTCTAGCAACAATACTGTCCTGCAACTCTGAGTATAAGTCTTGCGAGGTACAGTTCTATGTACTGTCGAAGATCACGTCAAGCCTGCCGCAACAGCACATCGATACTTCGTCGTGGAATCTGCCTACAGGAGTTTGCCTTGCGGATCCGAAATTCAATGAGCCTGGAGCTATCGATGTCATCTTGGGTGTCACAGTATTTACGATCTGCTGCAGAGTGCACAACTGA